From Suricata suricatta isolate VVHF042 chromosome 1, meerkat_22Aug2017_6uvM2_HiC, whole genome shotgun sequence, a single genomic window includes:
- the GAR1 gene encoding H/ACA ribonucleoprotein complex subunit 1 isoform X2, translated as MSFRGGGRGGFNRGGGFSRGGSNNHFRGGGGNFRGGGGGRGGFGRGGGRGGFNKGQDQGPPEHVVLLGEFLHPCEDDIVCKCTTDENKVPYFNAPVYLENKEQIGKVDEIFGQLRDFYFSVKLSENMKASSFKKLQKFYIDPYKLLPLQRFLPRPPGEKGPPRGGGRGGRGGGRGGGGRGGRGGGFRGGRGGGGFRGGRGGGGFRGRGH; from the exons ATGTCTTTTCGAGGCGGAGGTCGTGGAGGCTTTAATCGAGGTGGTGGCTTCAGTCGCGGCGGCAGCAACAACCACTTCCGAGGTGGAGGCGGTAATTTCAGAGGCGGCGGTGGCGGCAGAGGAGGGTTTGGACGTGGAGGTGGCCGCGGAGGTTTTAACAAGGGCCAAGACCAAGGACCTCCGGAACACGTAGTTT TATTAGGAGAGTTCCTGCATCCCTGTGAAGATGACATAGTTTGTAAATGTACTACGGATGAAAATAAGGTGCCTTATTTCAATGCTCCagtttatttagaaaacaaagaacaaatcgGTAAAGTGGATGAAATATTTGGACAACTTAGAgatttt tatttttctgttaaattGTCTGAAAATATGAAggcatcttcctttaaaaaacttcAGAAG TTTTATATAGACCCGTATAAGCTGCTACCACTGCAGAGGTTTTTACCTCGACCTCCAGGTGAGAAGGGACCTCCAAGAGGTGGTGGCAGGGGAGGtcgaggaggaggaagaggcggaGGTGGCAGAGGTGGTCGAGGTG gtGGTTTTAGAGGTGGAAGAGGAGGTGGAGGtttcagaggagggagaggtggtggtggtttCAGAG GGAGAGGACATTAG
- the GAR1 gene encoding H/ACA ribonucleoprotein complex subunit 1 isoform X3 yields the protein MSFRGGGRGGFNRGGGFSRGGSNNHFRGGGVLGEFLHPCEDDIVCKCTTDENKVPYFNAPVYLENKEQIGKVDEIFGQLRDFYFSVKLSENMKASSFKKLQKFYIDPYKLLPLQRFLPRPPGEKGPPRGGGRGGRGGGRGGGGRGGRGGKLLVGKIPSEISKLQPIHIVNLTLYIGKLPLCLFYCFRKAIFKSCHVAIVIMLSFNNL from the exons ATGTCTTTTCGAGGCGGAGGTCGTGGAGGCTTTAATCGAGGTGGTGGCTTCAGTCGCGGCGGCAGCAACAACCACTTCCGAGGTGGAGGCG TATTAGGAGAGTTCCTGCATCCCTGTGAAGATGACATAGTTTGTAAATGTACTACGGATGAAAATAAGGTGCCTTATTTCAATGCTCCagtttatttagaaaacaaagaacaaatcgGTAAAGTGGATGAAATATTTGGACAACTTAGAgatttt tatttttctgttaaattGTCTGAAAATATGAAggcatcttcctttaaaaaacttcAGAAG TTTTATATAGACCCGTATAAGCTGCTACCACTGCAGAGGTTTTTACCTCGACCTCCAGGTGAGAAGGGACCTCCAAGAGGTGGTGGCAGGGGAGGtcgaggaggaggaagaggcggaGGTGGCAGAGGTGGTCGAGGTGGTAAGTTACTTGTGGGGAAAATTCCCAGTGAGATCTCAAAGTTGCAGCCAATTCATATAGTCAATTTAACTTTGTATATAGGAAAACTTCCCctatgtttgttttattgttttagaaaagCTATTTTCAAATCTTGTCACGTTGCCATAGTAATAATGCTTAGTTTCAATAACTTATAA
- the GAR1 gene encoding H/ACA ribonucleoprotein complex subunit 1 isoform X1, whose protein sequence is MSFRGGGRGGFNRGGGFSRGGSNNHFRGGGGNFRGGGGGRGGFGRGGGRGGFNKGQDQGPPEHVVLLGEFLHPCEDDIVCKCTTDENKVPYFNAPVYLENKEQIGKVDEIFGQLRDFYFSVKLSENMKASSFKKLQKFYIDPYKLLPLQRFLPRPPGEKGPPRGGGRGGRGGGRGGGGRGGRGGKLLVGKIPSEISKLQPIHIVNLTLYIGKLPLCLFYCFRKAIFKSCHVAIVIMLSFNNL, encoded by the exons ATGTCTTTTCGAGGCGGAGGTCGTGGAGGCTTTAATCGAGGTGGTGGCTTCAGTCGCGGCGGCAGCAACAACCACTTCCGAGGTGGAGGCGGTAATTTCAGAGGCGGCGGTGGCGGCAGAGGAGGGTTTGGACGTGGAGGTGGCCGCGGAGGTTTTAACAAGGGCCAAGACCAAGGACCTCCGGAACACGTAGTTT TATTAGGAGAGTTCCTGCATCCCTGTGAAGATGACATAGTTTGTAAATGTACTACGGATGAAAATAAGGTGCCTTATTTCAATGCTCCagtttatttagaaaacaaagaacaaatcgGTAAAGTGGATGAAATATTTGGACAACTTAGAgatttt tatttttctgttaaattGTCTGAAAATATGAAggcatcttcctttaaaaaacttcAGAAG TTTTATATAGACCCGTATAAGCTGCTACCACTGCAGAGGTTTTTACCTCGACCTCCAGGTGAGAAGGGACCTCCAAGAGGTGGTGGCAGGGGAGGtcgaggaggaggaagaggcggaGGTGGCAGAGGTGGTCGAGGTGGTAAGTTACTTGTGGGGAAAATTCCCAGTGAGATCTCAAAGTTGCAGCCAATTCATATAGTCAATTTAACTTTGTATATAGGAAAACTTCCCctatgtttgttttattgttttagaaaagCTATTTTCAAATCTTGTCACGTTGCCATAGTAATAATGCTTAGTTTCAATAACTTATAA